A genome region from Populus alba chromosome 3, ASM523922v2, whole genome shotgun sequence includes the following:
- the LOC118054748 gene encoding strigolactones hydrolase CXE15 codes for MIHRKKLVEEVSGWLRIFDDGSVDRTWTGPPEVTFMAEPAPPHEEFKEGVAVRDVTIDEKSGLRVRIYLPQHEPPYTDNHNKLPIIVHFHGGGFCISQADWYMYYYMYSRLARLASAIVVSVYLRLAPEHRLPAAIDDGFSALMWLRSLGQGHDSYEPWLNNYGDFNRVFLIGDSSGGNLVHHVAARAGHVDLSPVRLAGGIPVHPGFVRSVRSKSEMEQPESPFLTLDMVDRFLKLALPKGCTKDHPFTCPVGHAAPPLDGLNLPPFLLCVAETDLIRDTEMEYYEAMRKANKDVELLINPGVGHSFYLNKIAVDMDPHTAAQTTGLLEGIIEFIKRH; via the coding sequence ATGATCCATCGGAAGAAACTTGTGGAGGAGGTATCTGGCTGGCTAAGAATCTTTGATGATGGCTCGGTGGACCGGACATGGACCGGACCGCCTGAGGTCACGTTCATGGCAGAGCCAGCGCCTCCACATGAGGAATTCAAAGAGGGTGTTGCCGTACGTGATGTCACCATTGATGAAAAGTCTGGCCTTAGAGTTAGAATTTATCTACCACAACATGAGCCTCCCTACACAGATAATCATAATAAGCTTCCTATAATTGTCCATTTTCACGGGGGTGGTTTTTGCATTAGCCAAGCTGATTGGTATATGTATTATTACATGTACTCTAGGCTTGCTAGGTTAGCTTCAGCAATTGTTGTCTCGGTCTACTTAAGGCTAGCCCCCGAGCATCGCCTCCCAGCTGCAATTGATGATGGCTTCTCTGCCCTGATGTGGTTACGTTCATTAGGACAAGGACATGACTCTTATGAGCCATGGCTTAATAATTATGGAGATTTCAACAGGGTTTTTCTTATTGGAGATAGCTCAGGGGGGAACTTGGTGCACCATGTGGCTGCACGTGCTGGTCATGTGGATTTGAGTCCGGTAAGACTTGCCGGAGGCATTCCAGTCCATCCTGGATTTGTCCGGTCAGTGAGGAGCAAATCCGAGATGGAGCAACCAGAGTCGCCTTTCTTAACCCTAGATATGGTGGACAGGTTCTTGAAGTTGGCATTGCCAAAAGGGTGCACCAAGGACCACCCTTTTACGTGTCCAGTGGGGCATGCAGCACCACCGCTGGACGGCCTTAATCTTCCACCATTCTTGCTTTGTGTGGCGGAGACTGACCTGATTAGGGACACCGAGATGGAGTACTATGAGGCCATGAGAAAGGCTAATAAGGATGTGGAGTTGCTAATTAATCCTGGAGTGGGTCACAGTTTTTATCTTAACAAGATTGCTGTTGATATGGACCCACATACTGCTGCACAAACTACTGGTCTCTTGGAAGGGATCATAGAGTTCATCAAGAGGCACTAA
- the LOC118054750 gene encoding putative RING-H2 finger protein ATL69, whose protein sequence is MSMADPPALAVAGSGLGYGIAIAVSILVLISTIMLASYACIRVKGNGFGRNSSSDNGVTDSYGPHRHFTTRDSIELMPAVVVGLDEPIIESYPKMVLGDSRRLPKPNEGPCSICLSDYLPKDAIRCIPYCNHCFHADCIDGWLKMNATCPLCRNSPAPSKDSTPVATPLAEVVPLAFHAR, encoded by the coding sequence ATGTCCATGGCTGATCCACCAGCGCTGGCCGTGGCGGGTAGTGGCCTCGGTTATGGTATTGCCATAGCTGTTAGCATCCTCGTCCTCATTTCTACTATAATGCTTGCTTCTTATGCTTGCATAAGGGTTAAAGGTAATGGTTTCGGCCGTAACAGCAGTAGTGATAATGGTGTTACTGATAGCTATGGGCCTCACCGGCATTTCACCACCAGGGATTCGATAGAGCTTATGCCGGCGGTGGTGGTGGGCCTGGACGAGCCCATTATAGAGTCGTACCCTAAGATGGTGTTAGGCGACAGCCGGAGGCTACCCAAGCCCAATGAAGGCCCATGCTCCATATGCTTGTCTGATTACCTGCCCAAGGATGCCATACGGTGTATTCCATATTGCAATCACTGTTTCCATGCTGACTGTATTGATGGATGGCTTAAGATGAATGCCACGTGTCCGTTGTGTAGGAATTCCCCAGCTCCGTCGAAGGATTCCACGCCTGTTGCTACTCCTTTGGCTGAGGTTGTGCCCTTGGCCTTCCATGCCAGGTga